A stretch of the Metopolophium dirhodum isolate CAU chromosome 8, ASM1992520v1, whole genome shotgun sequence genome encodes the following:
- the LOC132950601 gene encoding uncharacterized protein LOC132950601, whose product MINILQINLQRSPAAQSLLQQTSAERGTHVLTVSEPNWHPANDDRWVSSDDGTCAVALTAAADFVAETNGAGRGYAWIQGRGLRVYSCYNSRNDTAENFAAFLDDVHQSARECDRRTHLVICGDFNAWSQEWGSARNDRRGEQLADLAASLGLSVENTGNTATYRRINAESIIDITFSRLAAPAVIRGWSVLEDVESASDHRYVEFSIHPTPDDDETDRNRPTGWSYRQLDPAALAAHLVNTVQPAVDDTTTATRAADQLSDYLEAACDACMPPRASPRAGRISVHWWSNGLT is encoded by the coding sequence ATGATCAACATACTCCAGATCAACCTCCAACGGAGCCCCGCGGCCCAGAGCCTCCTTCAGCAGACGTCGGCCGAGAGGGGAACCCACGTCCTCACTGTCTCGGAACCCAACTGGCACCCCGCCAACGACGACAGGTGGGTTAGCAGCGACGACGGCACCTGTGCCGTCGCCCTGACAGCGGCAGCTGACTTCGTCGCGGAGACCAACGGCGCGGGTCGCGGATACGCCTGGATCCAGGGACGGGGCCTGAGAGTCTACAGCTGCTACAACTCCCGCAACGACACCGCTGAAAACTTTGCCGCCTTCCTCGACGACGTCCACCAGTCCGCCCGCGAGTGTGACCGCCGGACTCACCTAGTCATCTGCGGCGACTTCAACGCGTGGTCGCAAGAGTGGGGCTCGGCGCGCAACGATCGAAGGGGCGAGCAGCTGGCCGACCTCGCCGCCAGCCTGGGGCTTAGCGTCGAGAACACGGGCAACACGGCCACCTACCGGCGGATCAACGCCGAGTCGATCATCGACATAACGTTCTCTCGCCTCGCGGCGCCAGCCGTCATACGGGGCTGGAGCGTCCTGGAAGACGTCGAGTCCGCCAGTGACCACAGATACGTCGAGTTCTCCATACACCCGACGCCGGACGACGACGAAACCGATCGCAATCGCCCCACGGGCTGGTCGTACCGACAGCTGGATCCCGCCGCGCTCGCAGCGCACCTGGTGAACACGGTCCAACCCGCCGTCGACGACACCACCACCGCGACCCGGGCAGCCGATCAACTGAGCGACTACCTGGAGGCGGCCTGCGACGCGTGCATGCCTCCGAGGGCCTCCCCGAGAGCGGGCAGGATATCAGTCCACTGGTGGTCCAAcggcctaacctaa